One window of Proteiniborus ethanoligenes genomic DNA carries:
- the greA gene encoding transcription elongation factor GreA, with the protein MTEREIFLTAEGLAKIEEEYEELKTVRRKEIADRIKQALAFGDISENSEYDEAKNEQARLEERIAKLERTLRNARIIDNEEISAEVVSIGSKVMVKDIEYNEKIEYTIVGSAEADPYEERISNESPVGRALIGRKAGEIVEVHVPDGVIQYEIISINR; encoded by the coding sequence ATGACTGAAAGAGAGATTTTTTTAACTGCAGAGGGGCTAGCAAAAATAGAAGAAGAATACGAGGAGTTAAAAACAGTAAGAAGAAAAGAAATCGCTGACAGAATAAAACAGGCATTAGCCTTTGGGGATATTAGCGAGAATTCAGAATATGATGAAGCTAAAAATGAACAGGCTCGTTTAGAAGAACGTATTGCCAAGCTTGAAAGGACTTTAAGAAATGCTAGAATAATAGATAATGAGGAAATTTCAGCAGAAGTAGTTAGTATTGGCTCTAAAGTAATGGTTAAAGATATTGAATATAATGAAAAAATTGAATATACAATAGTTGGTTCTGCAGAAGCAGATCCATATGAAGAAAGGATTTCTAATGAATCTCCAGTAGGAAGGGCTTTAATCGGTAGAAAAGCTGGTGAGATAGTAGAGGTACATGTTCCTGATGGAGTTATTCAATACGAAATAATTTCTATTAATAGATAA